The Catenuloplanes niger genome includes a window with the following:
- the leuS gene encoding leucine--tRNA ligase — protein sequence MSEPAETTAADTPPFRYTAAMAGEIELRWQDFWESHGTFDAPNPVGELADASHPRAGAPKLHVQDMFPYPSGSGLHVGHPLGYIGTDCYTRYKRMTGFNVLHPMGFDAFGLPAEQYAVQTGTHPRVTTEANVERYRAQLRRLGLAYDNRRTFSTTDVDYYRWTQWIFLQVFNSWYDPEQRKARPIDELISSFESGTRALPGGESWSELDAAARRRIIDDHRLAYVSEAPVNWCPGLGTVLANEEVTPDGRSERGNYPVFKRSLKQWMMRITAYGDRLIEDLDGLDWPEPVKLMQRNWIGRSQGAHVDFTTESGEKITVFTTRPDTLFGATYMVLAPEHELVPALTAASWPAGTRDAWTGGHATPAEAVADYRAKAAAKTDEERQADAKEKTGVFTGAYAVNPVNGAKVPVFIADYVLAGYGTGAIMAVPAQDTRDWEFAEAFDLEIIRTVQPTEGWDGGAFTGDGPAINSARADGDLDLNGLGVADAKARMIEWLEKNGHGAGATTYRLRDWLFSRQRYWGEPFPIVYDETGMPVPLPDSMLPVALPEVADFSPRTFDMNDADSEPETPLSRAKEWVEVELDLGDGPKRYTRETNTMPQWAGSCWYELRYLDPHNDKALVDPANEAYWMGPQRDGDPGGVDLYVGGVEHAVLHLLYARFWHKVLFDLGHVSSYEPFRKLFNQGYIQAYAYRDARGIAVPADEVVERDGAWFHNGQPVTREYGKMGKGLKNVVTPDEMCDTYGADTFRVYEMAMGPLDVSRPWDTRAVVGSQRFLQRAWRLVVDEETGAVRITEDPADEKTRRLLHKVIDGVRGDMEELRFNTAIAKLIELTNGLTGLPAAPREAIEPLVLMMAPFAPHMAEELWGKLGHTGSLTYADFPVADPALLVAETVTYPIQINGKVRGKIEVAADADEATVRSAALAAVAENLGGREPRKVIVVKGRMVSVVL from the coding sequence ATGAGTGAGCCAGCCGAGACCACGGCGGCGGATACCCCTCCGTTCCGGTACACGGCCGCGATGGCCGGCGAGATCGAGCTGCGGTGGCAGGACTTCTGGGAATCGCACGGCACGTTCGACGCGCCGAACCCGGTGGGCGAGCTGGCCGACGCGTCACACCCGCGCGCCGGCGCGCCCAAGCTGCACGTGCAGGACATGTTCCCCTACCCGTCCGGGTCCGGCCTGCACGTCGGCCACCCGCTGGGCTACATCGGCACCGACTGCTACACCCGTTACAAGCGGATGACCGGCTTCAACGTGCTGCACCCGATGGGCTTCGACGCGTTCGGCCTGCCAGCGGAGCAGTACGCGGTGCAGACCGGCACGCACCCGCGCGTCACCACCGAGGCGAACGTCGAGCGGTACCGGGCGCAGCTGCGCCGGCTGGGCCTGGCCTACGACAACCGCCGCACGTTCTCCACCACGGACGTGGACTACTACCGCTGGACCCAGTGGATCTTCCTGCAGGTCTTCAACTCCTGGTACGACCCGGAGCAGCGCAAGGCCCGGCCGATCGACGAGCTGATCTCGTCCTTCGAGTCGGGTACCCGCGCTCTGCCGGGCGGCGAGTCCTGGAGCGAGCTGGACGCGGCCGCCCGCCGCCGGATCATCGACGACCACCGCCTGGCGTACGTCTCCGAGGCGCCGGTCAACTGGTGCCCGGGCCTGGGCACCGTGCTGGCCAACGAGGAGGTCACGCCGGACGGGCGCAGTGAGCGCGGCAACTACCCGGTCTTCAAGCGCAGCCTGAAGCAGTGGATGATGCGGATCACCGCGTACGGCGACCGGCTGATCGAGGACCTGGACGGCCTGGACTGGCCGGAGCCGGTCAAGCTGATGCAGCGCAACTGGATCGGCCGCTCCCAGGGCGCGCACGTCGACTTCACCACCGAGTCCGGCGAGAAGATCACCGTCTTCACCACCCGGCCGGACACGCTGTTCGGCGCCACCTACATGGTGCTGGCGCCGGAGCACGAGCTGGTCCCGGCGCTGACCGCGGCGAGCTGGCCGGCCGGCACCCGGGACGCGTGGACCGGCGGGCACGCGACGCCGGCCGAGGCGGTCGCCGACTACCGGGCCAAGGCCGCGGCCAAGACCGACGAGGAGCGGCAGGCGGACGCGAAGGAGAAGACCGGCGTCTTCACCGGCGCGTACGCGGTCAACCCGGTCAACGGCGCGAAGGTGCCGGTCTTCATCGCGGACTACGTGCTGGCCGGCTACGGCACCGGCGCGATCATGGCGGTGCCGGCGCAGGACACCCGCGACTGGGAGTTCGCCGAGGCGTTCGACCTGGAGATCATCCGGACCGTGCAGCCCACCGAGGGCTGGGACGGCGGCGCGTTCACCGGCGACGGTCCGGCGATCAACTCGGCCCGCGCCGACGGCGACCTGGACCTGAACGGCCTGGGCGTCGCGGACGCCAAGGCCCGCATGATCGAGTGGCTGGAGAAGAACGGCCACGGCGCCGGCGCCACCACCTACCGCCTGCGCGACTGGCTGTTCAGCCGCCAGCGGTACTGGGGCGAGCCGTTCCCGATCGTCTACGACGAGACCGGCATGCCGGTGCCGCTGCCCGACTCGATGCTGCCGGTCGCGCTGCCGGAGGTCGCCGACTTCTCGCCGCGCACGTTCGACATGAACGACGCGGACAGCGAGCCGGAGACGCCGCTGTCCCGCGCCAAGGAGTGGGTCGAGGTCGAGCTGGACCTGGGCGACGGCCCGAAGCGCTACACCCGCGAGACCAACACCATGCCCCAATGGGCCGGCTCCTGCTGGTACGAGCTGCGCTACCTGGACCCGCACAACGACAAGGCGCTGGTCGACCCGGCCAACGAGGCGTACTGGATGGGCCCGCAGCGCGACGGCGACCCGGGGGGCGTCGACCTGTACGTCGGCGGCGTCGAGCACGCGGTGCTGCACCTGCTGTACGCCCGCTTCTGGCACAAGGTGCTGTTCGACCTGGGCCACGTGTCCTCGTACGAGCCGTTCCGGAAGCTGTTCAACCAGGGCTACATCCAGGCGTACGCGTACCGGGACGCCCGGGGCATCGCGGTCCCCGCGGACGAGGTCGTCGAGCGTGACGGTGCCTGGTTCCACAACGGTCAGCCGGTGACCCGCGAGTACGGCAAGATGGGCAAGGGCCTGAAGAACGTCGTCACGCCGGACGAGATGTGTGACACCTACGGCGCCGACACCTTCCGCGTCTACGAGATGGCGATGGGCCCGCTGGACGTGTCCCGCCCCTGGGACACCCGCGCGGTCGTCGGCTCGCAGCGGTTCCTGCAGCGCGCCTGGCGGCTGGTCGTCGACGAGGAGACCGGCGCGGTCCGGATCACCGAGGACCCGGCCGACGAGAAGACCCGGCGGCTGCTGCACAAGGTGATCGACGGCGTCCGCGGCGACATGGAGGAGCTGCGCTTCAACACCGCCATCGCCAAGCTGATCGAGCTGACCAACGGGCTGACCGGGCTGCCGGCCGCGCCGCGTGAGGCGATCGAGCCGCTGGTGCTGATGATGGCGCCGTTCGCGCCGCACATGGCAGAGGAGCTGTGGGGCAAGCTGGGCCACACCGGCTCGCTGACCTACGCGGACTTCCCGGTCGCGGACCCGGCGCTGCTGGTCGCGGAGACGGTCACGTACCCGATCCAGATCAACGGCAAGGTCCGCGGCAAGATCGAGGTCGCCGCCGACGCGGACGAGGCCACGGTACGGTCGGCCGCGCTGGCCGCGGTCGCGGAGAACCTGGGCGGCCGGGAGCCGCGCAAGGTGATCGTGGTGAAGGGCCGCATGGTCAGCGTCGTGCTGTAG
- a CDS encoding AAA family ATPase gives MSAPTWDELGGPLPKNEFKIASEAIVSNIEQVIEGKTATVRLAFAVLLAEGHLLIEDVPGVGKTKLAKTLARTIDSSVRRIQFTPDLLPSDVTGVSIYNQETHDFEFKPGAVFANLVVGDEINRASPKTQSALLECMEEHQVTVDGVTYELQTPFMVIATQNPIEMEGTYPLPEAQRDRFTARIAMGYPSAKAELAMLDGHGARDPLSALKAVVDANTIRRMIATVRNIHVADAVKQYAVDLVNATREAPDVRLGASPRATLQLLRTARAVAALDGRDFVLPDDLQVLAVPVLAHRIIPTADAQLARRTTDAILADLVRRLPLPHDRGRSPYDTRPQVPGGDDRSRYEPRGL, from the coding sequence GTGTCCGCACCTACCTGGGACGAGCTCGGTGGTCCGTTGCCGAAGAACGAGTTCAAGATCGCCAGCGAGGCGATCGTCTCCAATATCGAGCAGGTGATCGAAGGCAAGACCGCGACCGTGCGACTGGCCTTCGCCGTGCTGCTCGCCGAGGGTCACCTGCTGATCGAGGACGTCCCCGGTGTCGGCAAGACCAAGCTGGCGAAGACGCTGGCCCGCACGATCGACTCGTCGGTCCGCCGGATCCAGTTCACGCCGGACCTGCTGCCCAGCGACGTCACCGGCGTGAGCATCTACAACCAGGAGACGCACGACTTCGAGTTCAAGCCGGGCGCGGTCTTCGCGAACCTGGTGGTCGGCGACGAGATCAACCGGGCCTCGCCGAAGACGCAGTCCGCGCTGCTGGAGTGCATGGAGGAGCACCAGGTCACGGTCGACGGCGTCACGTACGAGCTGCAGACGCCGTTCATGGTGATCGCGACGCAGAACCCGATCGAGATGGAGGGCACCTACCCCCTCCCGGAGGCGCAGCGCGACCGGTTCACCGCCCGGATCGCGATGGGTTACCCGAGCGCCAAGGCCGAGCTGGCCATGCTCGACGGGCACGGCGCCCGCGACCCGCTGTCCGCGCTCAAGGCCGTGGTGGACGCGAACACGATCCGCCGCATGATCGCCACCGTGCGCAACATCCACGTGGCCGACGCGGTCAAGCAGTACGCGGTCGACCTGGTCAACGCGACGCGCGAGGCACCGGACGTGCGCCTCGGCGCCTCCCCGCGCGCCACGCTCCAGCTGCTGCGCACGGCGCGCGCCGTGGCCGCGCTGGACGGCCGCGACTTCGTGCTCCCGGACGACCTGCAGGTGCTGGCCGTGCCGGTGCTCGCGCACCGGATCATCCCGACCGCGGACGCGCAGCTCGCCCGCCGCACCACCGACGCGATCCTCGCCGACCTGGTCCGCCGGCTGCCGCTGCCGCACGACCGGGGCCGCTCGCCGTACGACACGCGCCCCCAGGTGCCGGGTGGCGACGACCGCAGCCGATACGAACCGCGAGGGCTGTAG
- a CDS encoding DUF58 domain-containing protein, whose product MREALRGLTTRGRSFLAAGLAAALSAVVLGERDLLRVAILLIALPLIAAVYVGRNRYRLACTRSLDPQRTPVGGNARVVLRLQNMSRLPTGTLLLEDRLPYALGSRPRVVLERLAAGQASSVGYTVRADLRGRYQVGPLIVRLTDPFGLCELTRAFPSTDRLTVIPQVTPLPAVRLTGEYAGTGESRARSVAVHGEDDAATREYRRGDDLRRVHWRSTARKGELMVRREEQPWDSRATVVLDTRAGAYRGEGPTASFEFAVSAAASIALHLRQAGYKLRLVTGAGADIDASEASGDGVLLDHLAEVKPQTGDIASLIENVRGRSDGGLVIALLGSLTAGEAEVLARLRGSNATCIGFLVDSSTWVNLPPEARAEADAAQNSAALSLTRSGWRVVGVHHGAKLAGLWPQIGRGTQGFAYRATMAETVAGGRR is encoded by the coding sequence ATGCGCGAAGCCCTGCGCGGACTGACGACGCGTGGCCGCTCGTTCCTGGCGGCCGGCCTCGCCGCGGCGCTCTCCGCCGTGGTGCTGGGCGAGCGGGACCTGCTGCGGGTCGCGATCCTGCTGATAGCCCTGCCGCTGATCGCGGCCGTCTACGTGGGACGCAACCGGTACCGGCTGGCCTGCACCCGCTCGCTCGACCCGCAGCGCACGCCGGTCGGCGGCAACGCCCGCGTGGTGCTGCGCCTGCAGAACATGTCCCGGCTGCCCACCGGCACGCTGCTGCTGGAGGACCGGCTGCCGTACGCGCTGGGCAGCCGCCCCCGGGTGGTGCTGGAGCGGCTGGCGGCCGGCCAGGCCAGTTCCGTGGGTTACACCGTGCGCGCCGACCTGCGCGGCCGCTACCAGGTGGGCCCGCTGATCGTGCGGCTCACCGACCCGTTCGGCCTGTGCGAGCTGACCCGCGCGTTCCCCAGCACCGACCGGCTCACCGTGATCCCGCAGGTCACCCCGCTGCCGGCGGTGCGTCTGACCGGGGAGTACGCGGGCACCGGCGAGAGCCGCGCCCGGTCCGTCGCGGTGCACGGCGAGGACGACGCGGCCACCCGGGAGTACCGGCGCGGCGACGACCTGCGCCGCGTGCACTGGCGGTCCACCGCGCGCAAGGGCGAGCTGATGGTCCGCCGCGAGGAGCAGCCGTGGGACAGCCGGGCCACGGTCGTGCTGGACACGCGCGCCGGCGCGTACCGGGGCGAGGGCCCGACCGCCAGCTTCGAGTTCGCGGTCTCCGCGGCCGCCAGCATCGCGCTGCACCTGCGCCAGGCCGGGTACAAGCTGCGGCTGGTGACCGGCGCCGGCGCGGACATCGACGCGTCCGAGGCGTCCGGTGACGGCGTGCTGCTCGACCACCTGGCCGAGGTCAAGCCGCAGACCGGCGACATCGCCTCACTGATCGAGAACGTGCGCGGCCGCTCCGACGGCGGCCTGGTCATCGCGCTGCTCGGCTCGCTGACCGCCGGTGAGGCGGAGGTGCTGGCCCGGCTCCGGGGCAGCAACGCCACCTGCATCGGCTTCCTGGTGGACAGCTCCACCTGGGTGAACCTGCCGCCGGAGGCGCGGGCCGAGGCGGACGCGGCGCAGAACTCGGCCGCGCTCAGCCTGACCCGCAGCGGCTGGCGGGTGGTCGGCGTGCACCACGGCGCGAAGCTCGCCGGGCTGTGGCCGCAGATCGGCCGCGGCACGCAGGGCTTCGCCTACCGGGCGACGATGGCCGAGACCGTGGCGGGAGGACGGCGATGA
- a CDS encoding transglutaminase TgpA family protein — protein sequence MSGRRRLGLVAAAATMMAAAPISTIYASWTWLIQCVVAVGVVCGAATAARSLRAPVWVQALAMAAGLLLITTWMFRSGDEFLGLLPSPETFAHFGALSGQAVEDMRGYGIPVPDRDGLLFFTVLGVGGVAIVVDLLTVGLRRPALAGLPMLAIYSVPVAIYPDSVPTLPFVIGAVGYLWLLVADNVERVRRFGRRFTGDGRDVDVWAPSPLAAAGRRLAVVGVVAAVAIPLAVPTFSGGLLTRLTQTTGAGPGNGPGGAGGAGKVDLFSALSGQLQSTETVPYLTVTTNDPNPYYLRFGVADNLTPEGFRNQAPNGRPANTEIQAPQVASSRLPQNTYSARIKVSERFEMPMLPVYANTTAVADVDSAWFYDPSLQIVYSNRRTAEDAEYSFTYISAEYTADALRRAPDLAPESTVRQQYTQRPDLTAEQQAAVERIVDDRTGNTTNQYDAVRALYEYFAKENGFTYSVQTKTGSTGSDLLDFLTNKTGYCQQYATALAWLVRQAGIPARVAFGFTRGAESAEPGTYTLTNQNLHAWTEVYFEGFGWVPFDATPASDVAGAARGDWAPDVDATETPTASAAPTTSTSAGPAPSTAPGERGDRETDELPIGGAPSAPAGPRWPWYLAAATIVLLALLAVPAVLRSATRRRRSAPASVASVAAAGGAGDETGRMTILGPSPELEKSRRDAHAAWAEMLDTMIDFRVEVNPAETPRNTVDRLTRSESLSPEAASAAAVLGSAEEHARYARTPLTGSDLGGALAQLRQGLSVHAGRRTRLRAALMPPSVLRHWKTAIGDRYAAVVGLFGRWRDAALRLSPRRLLARSR from the coding sequence ATGAGCGGGCGGCGACGACTCGGACTGGTGGCCGCGGCGGCGACGATGATGGCCGCCGCGCCGATCTCCACCATCTACGCGTCCTGGACCTGGCTTATCCAGTGCGTCGTCGCGGTCGGCGTGGTGTGCGGCGCGGCGACCGCGGCCCGCTCGCTGCGCGCACCGGTCTGGGTGCAGGCCCTGGCGATGGCGGCCGGCCTGCTGCTGATCACCACGTGGATGTTCCGCAGCGGCGACGAGTTCCTCGGGCTGCTGCCCTCGCCGGAGACGTTCGCGCACTTCGGCGCGCTCAGCGGTCAGGCCGTGGAGGACATGCGCGGGTACGGCATCCCGGTGCCGGACCGCGACGGCCTGCTGTTCTTCACCGTGCTCGGCGTCGGCGGCGTCGCGATCGTGGTCGACCTGCTCACGGTCGGCCTGCGCCGGCCCGCGCTGGCCGGCCTGCCGATGCTGGCGATCTACTCGGTGCCGGTCGCGATCTACCCGGACAGCGTCCCCACGCTGCCGTTCGTGATCGGCGCGGTCGGCTACCTGTGGCTGCTGGTCGCGGACAACGTCGAGCGGGTCCGGCGGTTCGGCCGCCGGTTCACCGGCGACGGCCGGGACGTGGACGTCTGGGCGCCGTCCCCGCTGGCCGCGGCCGGCCGCCGGCTCGCGGTGGTGGGCGTCGTCGCGGCCGTGGCGATCCCGCTGGCCGTGCCGACGTTCAGCGGCGGCCTGCTGACCCGGCTCACCCAGACCACCGGCGCGGGACCGGGCAACGGTCCCGGCGGCGCGGGCGGCGCCGGCAAGGTCGACCTGTTCTCCGCGCTCAGCGGTCAGCTGCAGAGCACCGAGACGGTCCCCTACCTGACCGTCACCACGAACGACCCGAACCCGTACTACCTGCGGTTCGGCGTGGCCGACAACCTGACGCCGGAGGGCTTCCGCAACCAGGCGCCGAACGGCCGCCCGGCGAACACGGAGATCCAGGCACCGCAGGTGGCCAGCTCCCGGCTGCCGCAGAACACGTACTCGGCGCGCATCAAGGTCTCCGAGCGGTTCGAGATGCCGATGCTGCCGGTCTACGCGAACACCACGGCCGTCGCGGACGTCGACTCGGCCTGGTTCTACGACCCGTCGCTGCAGATCGTCTACTCCAACCGGCGCACGGCGGAGGACGCGGAGTACTCGTTCACGTACATCTCCGCGGAGTACACGGCGGACGCGCTGCGCCGGGCGCCCGACCTGGCGCCGGAGAGCACCGTCCGGCAGCAGTACACGCAGCGACCGGACCTCACCGCGGAGCAGCAGGCCGCGGTCGAGCGCATCGTCGACGACCGGACCGGCAACACGACCAACCAGTACGACGCGGTCCGTGCGCTGTACGAGTACTTCGCCAAGGAGAACGGCTTCACGTACAGCGTGCAGACCAAGACCGGTTCGACCGGGTCCGACCTGCTGGACTTCCTGACCAACAAGACCGGTTACTGCCAGCAGTACGCCACCGCGCTGGCCTGGCTGGTGCGTCAGGCGGGCATCCCGGCGCGGGTCGCATTCGGGTTCACCCGGGGCGCGGAGTCGGCCGAACCGGGCACGTACACGCTGACGAACCAGAACCTGCACGCCTGGACCGAGGTCTACTTCGAGGGCTTCGGCTGGGTGCCGTTCGACGCCACGCCGGCCTCGGACGTGGCCGGTGCGGCGCGCGGCGACTGGGCGCCGGACGTGGACGCGACGGAGACGCCGACCGCGTCCGCCGCGCCGACCACCAGCACGTCGGCGGGACCCGCGCCCAGCACCGCACCGGGCGAGCGCGGCGACCGGGAGACCGACGAGCTCCCCATCGGGGGCGCTCCGAGCGCGCCGGCGGGCCCGCGCTGGCCCTGGTACCTGGCCGCGGCCACCATCGTGCTGCTGGCGCTGCTCGCGGTGCCCGCGGTGCTGCGCTCGGCGACGCGCCGGCGGCGCTCCGCACCGGCGTCCGTGGCCTCGGTCGCGGCGGCCGGCGGCGCCGGGGACGAGACGGGCCGGATGACCATCCTGGGCCCGTCGCCGGAGCTGGAGAAGTCCCGGCGGGACGCGCACGCGGCCTGGGCGGAGATGCTGGACACCATGATCGACTTCCGGGTCGAGGTGAATCCGGCCGAGACGCCGCGCAACACGGTGGATCGGCTGACCCGGAGCGAGTCGCTGTCCCCGGAGGCGGCCTCGGCCGCCGCCGTGCTCGGCAGCGCGGAGGAGCACGCCCGCTACGCCCGGACGCCGCTGACCGGCAGTGACCTGGGTGGCGCGCTGGCCCAGCTGCGGCAGGGCCTGTCCGTGCACGCGGGCCGCCGGACGCGCCTGCGGGCGGCGCTGATGCCGCCGTCCGTCCTGCGGCACTGGAAGACCGCGATCGGCGACCGGTACGCCGCCGTGGTCGGCCTCTTCGGCCGCTGGCGCGACGCCGCGCTGCGGCTCAGCCCACGACGGTTGCTCGCCCGCTCCCGCTGA
- a CDS encoding DUF3040 domain-containing protein has protein sequence MPLSEHEQRLFDQIERSLAEDPKFASAVRASDPRFQARRRLIVAAVAIIAGLALLVYGAVSKVPLLGVAGFVVMLGAAAFAMTSYRKSQSPDLHVVGGTASRRTRQRRLSFIDRLEERWRQRPEGHR, from the coding sequence GTGCCGCTCTCGGAGCACGAGCAGCGGCTGTTCGATCAGATCGAGCGGTCGCTGGCCGAGGACCCGAAATTCGCCTCGGCGGTGCGCGCCAGCGATCCGCGCTTTCAGGCGCGACGTCGTCTGATCGTCGCCGCTGTCGCGATCATCGCCGGGCTCGCTTTGCTTGTCTATGGTGCGGTGAGCAAAGTTCCGCTGCTCGGCGTGGCCGGTTTTGTGGTCATGCTCGGTGCCGCGGCGTTCGCGATGACGTCGTACCGTAAGTCGCAATCGCCCGACCTGCACGTCGTTGGCGGCACCGCCAGCCGGCGGACCAGGCAACGACGTCTGTCGTTCATCGACCGGCTGGAGGAGCGCTGGCGTCAGCGCCCCGAGGGGCATCGCTGA
- a CDS encoding DNA polymerase IV: MGRSQAVGRERDPRFGADADDTGCPILHVDMDAFYPSVEIRRRPALRGQPVIVGGLGNRGVVSSASYEAREFGVRSAMPMARARALCPHAVFLSPDFEAYTAASRAVMQILRDTTPLVEPLSLDEAFLDVGGARRLLGRPVEIAAKIRARVAGELGLTCTVGVAPTKFLAKLGSTRGKPDGLMVIPSALVLDFLHPLPVAALWGVGERSAEALQRLGLRTVGDLAHAPVSLLRSGVGEAAAAHLHELSWGRDPRGVQPEHVDKSIGAEVTFDTDLVDPDGIRRTLLELSGKVASRLRAAGHAGRTVSIKIRRADFQTLNRSRTIASPTDVAREIFDTAWALYAAMPHTGPLRLVGVRVEGLVDGASAARQPELGAPEHGWREAETAIDAVQARFGGAVIRPASLLGGGDPRRPENPSRP; this comes from the coding sequence ATGGGGCGAAGCCAGGCCGTGGGCCGCGAACGGGACCCGCGGTTCGGCGCGGACGCGGACGACACCGGTTGCCCGATCCTGCACGTCGACATGGACGCGTTCTATCCGTCCGTGGAGATCCGCCGGCGTCCCGCGCTGCGTGGCCAGCCGGTGATCGTGGGCGGCCTCGGTAACCGTGGCGTGGTCAGTTCCGCCAGCTACGAGGCCCGCGAGTTCGGCGTGCGCAGCGCGATGCCGATGGCCCGCGCCCGGGCGCTCTGCCCGCACGCGGTGTTCCTGTCCCCCGACTTCGAGGCCTACACGGCCGCGTCCCGCGCGGTCATGCAGATCCTGCGGGACACGACGCCGCTGGTCGAGCCGCTGTCGCTGGACGAGGCGTTCCTCGACGTCGGCGGCGCCCGGCGGCTGCTCGGCCGCCCCGTGGAGATCGCCGCGAAGATCCGTGCCCGGGTCGCCGGCGAGTTGGGGCTGACCTGCACGGTCGGCGTCGCGCCGACAAAGTTCCTGGCCAAGCTCGGCTCCACCCGGGGCAAGCCGGACGGCCTGATGGTCATCCCGTCCGCGCTGGTGCTGGATTTCCTGCACCCGCTGCCGGTCGCCGCGCTCTGGGGCGTGGGCGAGCGCTCCGCGGAGGCGCTGCAGCGACTCGGCCTGCGCACGGTGGGGGACCTCGCGCACGCGCCGGTGTCGCTGCTGCGCTCCGGGGTCGGCGAGGCGGCCGCGGCCCACCTGCACGAGCTGTCCTGGGGCCGGGACCCGCGCGGCGTCCAGCCCGAGCACGTGGACAAGTCGATCGGGGCCGAGGTGACGTTCGACACTGACTTGGTCGATCCCGACGGGATCCGGCGGACCCTGCTGGAACTCTCCGGCAAGGTGGCGTCGCGGCTGCGTGCCGCCGGGCACGCCGGCCGGACCGTCTCGATCAAGATCCGCCGGGCCGACTTCCAGACGCTCAACCGGTCCCGGACGATCGCCTCACCGACGGACGTGGCTCGGGAGATCTTCGATACCGCCTGGGCGCTTTACGCTGCTATGCCGCATACCGGGCCGCTCCGGCTCGTCGGGGTGCGGGTCGAGGGCCTGGTCGACGGCGCGTCCGCGGCCCGCCAGCCGGAGCTGGGCGCACCGGAGCACGGCTGGCGGGAGGCCGAGACCGCGATCGATGCGGTGCAGGCCCGGTTCGGTGGCGCGGTGATCCGCCCGGCCAGCCTTCTCGGCGGCGGCGATCCGCGGCGGCCGGAAAATCCCTCCCGACCGTGA
- a CDS encoding TetR/AcrR family transcriptional regulator encodes MTVPTTASSRPLRRDAVRNREQILSAAAAAFAERGANVDVREIARAAGVGMGTLYRHFATKDQLLGAVIKADFDAWMDEALQAARESEPWAGLAAFLEDALARQCADRALMDGVFRVLATTSLLDDCRSRMSEVINLLLDRARAAGELRPDVGEADIALTMMAIGKIIELTEAGRPGLWRRQLRITLDGLRAHGHTPITEPPITIADLDAAVCHSIPHLENP; translated from the coding sequence GTGACCGTTCCGACCACCGCGAGCTCCCGGCCGCTGCGCCGGGACGCCGTACGCAACCGCGAGCAGATCCTGTCCGCGGCCGCCGCGGCGTTCGCCGAGCGTGGTGCCAACGTCGACGTGCGGGAGATCGCTCGTGCCGCCGGCGTCGGCATGGGCACGCTCTACCGGCACTTCGCCACGAAGGACCAGCTGCTCGGCGCCGTGATCAAAGCCGACTTCGACGCCTGGATGGACGAGGCGCTGCAGGCCGCGCGGGAGAGCGAGCCGTGGGCCGGGCTGGCGGCGTTCCTGGAGGACGCACTGGCCCGGCAGTGCGCGGACCGCGCGCTGATGGACGGCGTGTTCCGGGTGCTGGCCACCACGTCCCTGCTGGACGACTGCCGGTCCCGGATGAGCGAGGTGATCAACCTGCTCCTCGACCGGGCACGCGCGGCCGGGGAGCTGCGGCCGGACGTGGGCGAGGCGGACATCGCGCTCACCATGATGGCGATCGGCAAGATCATCGAGCTCACCGAGGCCGGCCGGCCCGGCCTGTGGCGACGCCAGTTGCGGATCACGCTGGACGGCCTGCGCGCCCACGGTCACACCCCGATCACCGAACCTCCGATCACCATCGCCGACCTCGACGCCGCGGTCTGCCACTCGATTCCGCACCTGGAGAATCCATGA